One genomic segment of Arachis duranensis cultivar V14167 chromosome 4, aradu.V14167.gnm2.J7QH, whole genome shotgun sequence includes these proteins:
- the LOC107485069 gene encoding uncharacterized protein LOC107485069, whose translation MMVVREQTPSEALAIVSIQFFVPPSQQTTTDADSEPTPMLQIEGARETTPETPKQHQETTPKLPPAPTKIHPDAEDAAALLMMARTASYVPKTDLGMPSFSLGLTDSSQEGASTQENEREKSPETATMLEQLDSLVQKLASSVSKGKDESPQIRRETGGESSANATSGGRD comes from the exons ATGATGGTTGTTAGGGAACAAACGCCATCGGAAGCGCTTGCAAT aGTCTCGATCCAGTTTTTTGTGCCGCCATCCCAGCAAACAACCACTGACGCAGATTCCGAACCAACCCCTATGCTACAGATTGAAGGGGCTAGAGAAAC CACTCCTGAAACCCCCAAACAACATCAAGAAACAACACCCAAGCTTCCCCCAGCTCCAACAAAAAT TCATCCAGACGCCGAGGACGCTGCTGCCCTGTTGATGATGGCACGGACAGCAAGCTATGTTCCTAAAACAGATCTGGGgatgccatcattcagcctcGGATTGACAGATTCAAGCCAGGAGGGGGCGTCGACGCAGGAGAATGAAAGGGAAAAATCTCCAGAAACTGCAACTATGCTAGAACAATTGGACAGTTTGGTCCAAAAGTTAGCAAGCAGTGTGTCAAAGGGAAAAGACGAAAGTCCACAAATTCGAAGGGAGACTGGGGGAGAAAGTTCTGCTAA TGCTACATCTGGGGGACGAGACTGA